The bacterium genome contains the following window.
CGGGAAGGTGAGGGCACGGGCCTACGACATGGTCCTCAACGGTTCGGAGATCGGCGGCGGAAGCATCAGGATCCACCGTCAGGATATCCAGAGCGCCGTCTTCCAGCTTCTCAACATCGGTCCCGAGGAGGCAAGGGAGAAGTTCGGATTTCTCCTCGACGCCCTCCAGTATGGCGCCCCGCCCCACGGCGGCATCGCCTTCGGACTGGACAGGATCATGATGCTCCTTACTGGCGCAACCTCCATCAGGGACGTGATCCCCTTCCCCAAAACCCAGAAGGCAACCTGCCTGCTCACCGGCGCGCCGAGCGCGGTGGACCCCGCACAGCTGGCGGAGCTGGGGTTGCGGCTGAAGAAATAGCTGTTTCCTCAGTCGAGTATCCAGTCCCTGATATCCAGTGCCTGGGAAAACAGGGCGAAGTTTCATGGAGCTGAGAACGAAGAAATACTGCTTCGCGCTTCGTCCTTTGCCCTTGTGCTGGTAGTCGAACCAGACACTGCTCCGGAATCGCCTGAAAAAGGCGATCTCCTCACACAAAACCCTTGACAGCTGAAGATCAGGTATATATAGGTATACTGTATACAGTATACCTATGGTGACTGTTAAATCCAGTGTCAGGCCTCTGCCGACCTGGATCGGCGATCCCCCCTCCGCCGGTTCAGACGGAAGGCCGGTTCGAAGGGGGCGCGGCATCTATGCCGCACCCCCTTCTTTTTTTCCAATTTTACCTGTTATGGGCTGATTTGTTGATTTTAGCCGGTCAATTGTTTATGAATGACTTTTGCCGGGAGGGTTCCAGGAAGATCGATGGACTCATCGGCAGGAAGGTCGTCACTTTCGGTTTCCCTTGCTTTATGAGGGCCGAGGTTGTCAAAAGGGATCAAGTGCTCCGAGTCTGGTCAGTCCGCTGTTGACCACGTGGAGTCAGGGAGTACACAGTATATGGTTAACGGTTACACGTTTGCAGCTATTAAAGATTGTGAACCGTGAACCGTGAACTGTTTACTGCTAACTGGTTAGCCGGAGATGCCGGCTCAGCCTGAAAGGGGGGTACGACATGACCGCCAAGAAGAGAAACAAGATCACCGTTGTGGGTGCCGGGAACGTCGGCGCCACGGCAGTTCACTGGGCCGCATCCAAGGAGCTTGGTGATATCGTCCTGGTGGACCTGGTCGAAGGGATGCCCCAGGGTAAGGCCCTGGACATGGTCGAGACGGCTCCTGTCGAAGGTTTTGACTGCAAGATCACCGGGACCAACGGCTACGAAGAGACCGCCGATTCGGACGTCATCATTATCACCGCCGGCCTCGCCCGGAAGCCCGGGATGAGCCGCGATGACCTTCTTCTCAAGAACTTCGAGATCGTCAAGAGCTGCACCGAGCAGGCCGTCAAGCACTCGCCCAACGCCTACATCATCGTGGTCAGCAACCCCCTCGATGTCATGACCTACGTCGCCCGGCAGGTCAGCGGGTTCCCGAAGAACAGGGTCATGGGTATGGCCGGAGTCCTCGACAGCGCCCGGTTCAGGGCCTTTATCGCCATGGAGCTCAATATCTCGGTGGAAGACACCAGCGCCTTCGTGCTTGGCGGCCACGGCGACAGCATGGTTCCCCTTGTCCGCTACTCCTACGCTGGCGGGATCCCCATCGAGAAACTTATCCCGGCCGACCGCATCGAGGCCATCGTGGACCGGACCCGCAAGGCGGGCGGTGAGATCGTCGGACTGCTCAAGACCGGCAGCGCCTACTACTCTCCCTCCGCTGCGGCCGTGCAGATGACCGAGGCGATCCTCAAGGACAAGAAGAGGATCCTGCCCTGCGCCGCGTGTCTCGAGGGTGAGTACGACGTGTTCGACGGACTTTACGTCGGTGTGCCGATCATCGTCGGCGGCGACGGAGTCGAGAAGATTATCGAGATCGAGTTGACTGACGACGAGAAAGCGGAGCTGAAAAACTCCGTGGACGACATCAGGGCGAACGTGCAGAAGCTGCCCTTGTGATGAGAGACAGCGTTTCGGTTCACTAGTTCAGGGAGGCAGATCGCTGGCTGGTTCAGTGGCTGCCTCCCTCTCTTTTTCCCGATGCCCGTTCCACTATTCGGACCAGCCGGTCCGCTGCTTAAGGACAGGTGGAAGCGGGTAATACACCGGAGGGGGAGATAATGAGAGAAATTTCAGTTGGCCAGATCACGGGCGCGGTCAAGGATCTCTCCATGAGTGCCGCTTATCACCTGGGCGACGACGTGGTCAAGGCCCTGGAAAAAGGTCTCGAGAACGAGACCTCGCCCACTGGGAAAGATGTCCTCAATCAGCTCCTGGAAAACGCCCGGATCGCCGACGAGGGAAAGTTCCCCATGTGCCAGGACACTGGTTTCGCCGTTGTATTTGTGGAACTGGGCCAGGACGTCCACGTCGCTGGAGGAGACCTTAACGAGGCCATCCACGAAGGTGTGCGTCAGGGCTACCAGGAAGCGTACCTTCGCAAGAGCGTCTGCCACCCCTTCACACGGAAGAACACCGGGGACAATACCCCCGCCATCATCCACGTGAAGATCGTTCCGGGCGACAGGATCAAACTCACCCTCGCCGGCAAGGGCGGCGGCAGTGAGAACATGAGCCGCGTCATGATGCTCAAACCCTCTGACGGGAAGCAGGGAATCATCGATTACGTGGTCCAGAGGGTCAAGGAATCCGGTCCCAACCCCTGTCCGCCCATCATCGTGGGTGTGGGCATCGGGGGGACCTTTGAAAAAGCGGCCATGCTTGCCAAGGAGTCCCTTTTACGGCACCTGGGAGAACCCAACCCCGATCCCGAACTCGCTGAGATGGAACAGACCATTCTAGAGCTTGTCAACAAGCTGGGTGTGGGTCCGGCGGGCCTGGGCGGACGGACCACTTCGCTGGCTGTTCACGTGGAGATGCATCCGTGCCACATCGCCAGCCTGCCCGTCGCCGTCAACATCAACTGCCATGCCCATCGGCACAAGGAATTAATTATTTAGGAACCCGCTAAACAGATGTGCGGTTTCCTAAATAATTAATCTGAAAGGGAGTCAGGGTCCTGGATAAAGGGGAATATTAGTCTTGATTTCAGACATCGTTTCCGGATTCTGCGAAACGATGTTCAGGAGAAATAAAATGTCTGATCCAATCGTACTTACCCCTCCGCTCACCGACGAGGACGTGGCCGGCCTGAGGGCGGGAGACCGGGTGCTCATCACAGGGTCGATTCTCACCGGCCGGGACGCGGCCCACAAGAGGCTGGTGGACCTGCTCGACAAAGGGGAAGAACTCCCTGTGGATGTCAAGGGACAGATCATCTATTTCGTTGGCCCGTCCCCGACGAGACCGGGTGAGGCCATCGGCTCTGCAGGACCGACTACGAGCTACCGCATGGACGCCTATTCACCCATCCTCATCGAGATGGGGCTGAAAGGGATGATCGGCAAGGGGACCCGCTCACGGGAGGTCAGGGACGCCATGTCGGAGCACAAGGCCGTCTACTTCGCTGCCGTTGGCGGCGCCGCGGCTCTCATCTCCAGACGCATCGAGTCCTGCGAGATCCTCGCCTACGAGGACCTCGGGCCCGAGGCGATCCGGAGGCTGGAGGTAAAGGATTTTCCGGTCATCGTCGTCAACGACACGGTGGGAAACGATCTGTATGAGCAGGGCGTCGAGGAATACAAGATAGCCTGAAAATTGATGGACTCGCAAAAAGTCCATCAATGCGCCCCGCGCGGGGCGCCC
Protein-coding sequences here:
- the mdh gene encoding malate dehydrogenase; its protein translation is MTAKKRNKITVVGAGNVGATAVHWAASKELGDIVLVDLVEGMPQGKALDMVETAPVEGFDCKITGTNGYEETADSDVIIITAGLARKPGMSRDDLLLKNFEIVKSCTEQAVKHSPNAYIIVVSNPLDVMTYVARQVSGFPKNRVMGMAGVLDSARFRAFIAMELNISVEDTSAFVLGGHGDSMVPLVRYSYAGGIPIEKLIPADRIEAIVDRTRKAGGEIVGLLKTGSAYYSPSAAAVQMTEAILKDKKRILPCAACLEGEYDVFDGLYVGVPIIVGGDGVEKIIEIELTDDEKAELKNSVDDIRANVQKLPL
- a CDS encoding fumarate hydratase, which encodes MREISVGQITGAVKDLSMSAAYHLGDDVVKALEKGLENETSPTGKDVLNQLLENARIADEGKFPMCQDTGFAVVFVELGQDVHVAGGDLNEAIHEGVRQGYQEAYLRKSVCHPFTRKNTGDNTPAIIHVKIVPGDRIKLTLAGKGGGSENMSRVMMLKPSDGKQGIIDYVVQRVKESGPNPCPPIIVGVGIGGTFEKAAMLAKESLLRHLGEPNPDPELAEMEQTILELVNKLGVGPAGLGGRTTSLAVHVEMHPCHIASLPVAVNINCHAHRHKELII
- a CDS encoding Fe-S-containing hydro-lyase; this translates as MSDPIVLTPPLTDEDVAGLRAGDRVLITGSILTGRDAAHKRLVDLLDKGEELPVDVKGQIIYFVGPSPTRPGEAIGSAGPTTSYRMDAYSPILIEMGLKGMIGKGTRSREVRDAMSEHKAVYFAAVGGAAALISRRIESCEILAYEDLGPEAIRRLEVKDFPVIVVNDTVGNDLYEQGVEEYKIA